One part of the Sphingobium yanoikuyae genome encodes these proteins:
- a CDS encoding DUF736 domain-containing protein produces the protein MNIGEFGLKNGRIIGWIATRTIDMAKLGLREVESQNELAPNYEVVAFNGNRWVQVGALWEAVAKKTGEIFLQGNIDDPSMAEPLPIALFGSVEEGYRVAWRRPERRDDFGPAVRTSRDNGNPGNGGEYGFGGSTADENGGLTRESNAAELDDEVAF, from the coding sequence ATGAATATCGGTGAATTTGGTTTGAAGAATGGCCGCATCATCGGCTGGATTGCAACCCGCACAATCGACATGGCGAAACTTGGATTGCGTGAAGTCGAGAGCCAGAACGAACTCGCGCCCAATTATGAAGTTGTCGCTTTCAACGGCAATCGCTGGGTGCAGGTCGGCGCACTTTGGGAAGCCGTCGCCAAGAAGACCGGCGAAATCTTCCTGCAAGGCAATATCGACGATCCGAGCATGGCCGAACCCTTGCCCATCGCGCTTTTTGGGTCGGTCGAGGAAGGCTATCGCGTCGCATGGCGCAGGCCCGAACGCCGCGATGACTTCGGCCCCGCCGTCCGCACCTCCCGCGATAATGGCAATCCCGGAAACGGCGGCGAATATGGTTTCGGAGGCAGCACCGCCGACGAGAACGGCGGACTGACGCGCGAAAGCAACGCCGCCGAACTGGACGATGAAGTCGCGTTCTAG
- a CDS encoding SLOG family protein: MSKQSAKKVVNTFADLSELYAEETATPEFEASFGDPIPLSIIEYGDQPGEHDMPEPFAAQKVCGELITSLFLLLDDTRLSPLAPDIAWGIVNSFHFVAGTQERREDRLADKIREMTRNMESGEVFNKELEDAQLQCQSLAEQRAAIEAMRDYAAAMYRACWRRAWGPTKGSKASSVTTASYINALDFLRERALAKREKHQPQGPVVIFSGPAIWDEWEPLWAKLSEIKARIPHMTLVTTGQRKGADAIAAAWAAREGVPVVAYGLYGGGKKPAFTRNKKLAELEPVEAVLCEGSGIQANLYQTMRKQGVPIHAFAWPKDKPKPQRSNSIDTYRAEDSFGQPQDTFRRARRAA; the protein is encoded by the coding sequence ATGAGCAAGCAATCAGCTAAGAAAGTCGTTAACACATTCGCGGACCTTTCGGAACTTTACGCCGAGGAAACCGCAACCCCCGAATTTGAAGCGTCGTTTGGCGATCCTATCCCGCTTTCCATCATCGAATATGGAGACCAGCCGGGCGAACATGATATGCCCGAACCCTTCGCTGCGCAGAAGGTTTGCGGCGAACTCATTACGTCCCTTTTCCTGCTACTGGACGACACCCGGCTTAGCCCGCTGGCCCCCGATATTGCTTGGGGGATCGTGAACAGCTTTCATTTCGTCGCCGGAACACAGGAACGGCGGGAGGACCGTCTAGCCGATAAAATCCGCGAAATGACGCGCAACATGGAGTCGGGCGAAGTCTTCAACAAGGAACTGGAAGACGCCCAGTTGCAATGCCAGTCGCTTGCCGAACAGCGCGCCGCCATTGAGGCAATGCGCGACTATGCCGCCGCCATGTATCGCGCTTGCTGGCGTCGTGCATGGGGGCCGACCAAAGGCAGCAAGGCGTCATCCGTCACGACCGCAAGCTATATCAACGCGCTGGACTTCCTGCGAGAGCGCGCCCTTGCCAAGCGCGAGAAGCACCAGCCGCAAGGCCCCGTTGTCATCTTCTCCGGTCCCGCCATCTGGGATGAATGGGAACCGCTTTGGGCCAAGTTAAGCGAAATCAAAGCCCGCATCCCGCATATGACGCTTGTCACCACCGGACAGCGCAAGGGGGCGGACGCCATCGCAGCAGCATGGGCCGCACGGGAAGGCGTCCCCGTGGTCGCCTACGGCCTTTATGGGGGCGGCAAGAAACCGGCCTTCACCCGTAACAAGAAGCTGGCCGAGCTTGAGCCGGTGGAAGCCGTCTTGTGTGAAGGTTCAGGCATCCAAGCCAATCTATATCAGACCATGCGGAAACAGGGCGTTCCCATTCACGCCTTCGCATGGCCGAAGGATAAGCCCAAGCCCCAACGCTCGAACAGCATCGACACGTATCGGGCGGAGGATAGTTTCGGGCAACCGCAAGACACATTCAGGCGAGCGCGCCGCGCCGCCTGA
- a CDS encoding lytic transglycosylase domain-containing protein, giving the protein MRMLNFCVGRPPRPKLAIAILAMVCGALISAPASAKRGSSGEALEIARCIRIASRGHGWLEKTLWGLREQEAGWLGAEVANTNGTHDLGPLQINSWWVPRIARLVGKPEYHVRHWLRYDACFNAEAARWIFLSGLRSTGNYWKAVGVYHSPTAWRQLAYAEKVAGHMRARFGPNVFEPESAGGRR; this is encoded by the coding sequence ATGAGGATGCTTAACTTCTGCGTCGGCCGCCCACCGCGTCCCAAACTGGCGATTGCGATATTGGCGATGGTCTGCGGAGCGCTCATCTCCGCTCCCGCATCGGCAAAGCGGGGTTCTTCCGGTGAGGCACTGGAGATTGCCCGCTGCATCCGTATCGCCTCACGCGGCCATGGGTGGCTTGAGAAGACGCTCTGGGGCCTGCGCGAGCAAGAAGCCGGCTGGTTGGGGGCTGAGGTTGCCAATACCAATGGCACCCATGATCTGGGGCCGTTGCAAATCAACAGTTGGTGGGTGCCGCGCATTGCCCGGCTGGTCGGCAAGCCCGAATATCATGTCCGGCATTGGTTGCGATACGATGCGTGCTTCAATGCCGAAGCGGCGCGCTGGATCTTCCTGTCCGGGCTGAGATCGACCGGCAATTATTGGAAAGCGGTCGGCGTCTACCATAGTCCTACAGCCTGGAGGCAACTGGCCTATGCAGAAAAGGTGGCCGGTCACATGCGCGCCAGGTTTGGCCCAAACGTGTTTGAGCCCGAAAGCGCGGGGGGAAGGAGGTAG
- a CDS encoding sigma-70 family RNA polymerase sigma factor, which produces MGVPDGQAALKLFLSHRASLIRYAKRITGDEADAEDVVQEAWLRSNTGTARLPADEAMAYLRMTVRNLALNGSRRKRIEARIFEAGGDTEIVSILSDQPDPEVAAISRDEYARITSALRSLPENMRIAVEMHRIGGEKLKDIAAFLGVSTSTAHALVLEGIERCREIADRSPG; this is translated from the coding sequence ATGGGAGTGCCGGATGGCCAAGCCGCTCTAAAGCTCTTCCTCTCACACCGTGCATCGCTGATACGCTACGCAAAGAGGATTACAGGCGACGAAGCAGATGCGGAAGACGTGGTGCAGGAAGCCTGGCTTAGAAGCAACACGGGGACGGCGAGGCTGCCTGCCGACGAGGCGATGGCCTATCTGCGCATGACGGTGCGCAATCTTGCGCTGAACGGCTCCCGACGCAAACGGATCGAGGCGCGGATATTCGAAGCGGGTGGCGATACAGAGATAGTCAGCATTTTGTCCGACCAGCCGGACCCTGAAGTCGCAGCGATATCGCGGGACGAATATGCGAGAATAACTTCCGCGCTCCGGAGCCTCCCGGAAAACATGCGGATCGCGGTCGAGATGCACCGGATCGGCGGGGAGAAACTGAAGGACATTGCCGCGTTTCTGGGGGTTTCGACATCTACCGCACATGCTCTCGTGCTTGAGGGTATCGAGCGATGCCGGGAGATTGCGGATCGTTCTCCCGGATGA
- the mobF gene encoding MobF family relaxase, which produces MIHPRRLKGTAANISRYYTIGDYYTKGGDEPSEWGGRIAADLGLSGRVDPKQFEELLAGKVGDQQLGRRRKEGIQHHPGWDFNVSAPKSVSILALVTGDDRIIAAHEKAVTSALSYLEEHAELRRRVEGEVVHETTGRLLFARFTEHASRELDPHLHTHVVTLNMTNHANGDHMSSLETRSMFAEQIVAGQIYRNDLAHSLREIGHEIRFDPRRGLFEIEGVPGQLIRDFSQRAEQINEHAQEHGHTGQAARRISFFETRKAKEKIGLEELRARWRTRAEPYREPLDQVLADAEARGERTIAINPNVARRATLFGIRQSETREAVNNVGRLYRTALASHVGEVRFGDIRPLFEAQEESHKLLKTVRQTGDQPLPRGRSSRRTAKLELALSEHLSLAMGDVSPAATRERLAEAASAIGLTRAQTEALEAIGTGRNRLVAVHGVGGAGKSTLVRGLVEATRSDHITIALAPTSSAAADLGGKAGIESRTVASLLASGGYGITDKHILALDEAGQLSNRQALRMLEISRATGARLIFLGDNKQTGAIEQGKAFWLMQRLGLPTSHLTESIRQKTDEMKEAVTLARKGDYAASLASLDRVTTAESAEKLAKDMVAEWTHLKPSTRAGTNILVLDNATRLIVNSHIREVLKREGAVAAQDHRLEVLTPAGMSDQEKQVARFYSAGQVLKFARDNAGLGIARDTEYRVVSIGRNGQGRQVVRIVDENGRQIDWNPRLGKAAHVNVFLNEERKLAQGDRIQWRLVNKDIEVKNAERGTVLALDGTMATIQWDRGARVQKVELSEHRTWDHGYAETVYSAQSKTYDRVYVLAPVESGLVNGQNYYTAITRAEFGVKLWTENVARLASKLAAHSGEKTSSLEALNRLKLDSHRQRGARHKDRHDRSREENARDRDARKAEREQRERERQQPERADRGPRSIGGILAGRAQESAALVDRFLRGTIEHDRARTSTEQEHSVAPEPVPQSQPQPQPDHDHGGHGGGHDR; this is translated from the coding sequence ATGATCCATCCCCGCCGTCTCAAAGGGACCGCCGCCAACATCAGCCGATATTACACGATCGGGGATTACTATACCAAGGGCGGGGACGAACCATCCGAATGGGGCGGGCGCATCGCCGCCGACCTGGGTCTGTCGGGTCGGGTCGATCCCAAGCAGTTCGAAGAGCTTCTCGCTGGCAAGGTGGGTGACCAGCAGCTGGGGCGTCGTCGTAAGGAGGGCATCCAGCATCACCCCGGCTGGGACTTTAACGTCAGCGCCCCCAAATCGGTATCGATCCTTGCGCTGGTGACAGGTGATGACCGGATCATCGCCGCACACGAGAAAGCCGTCACCTCGGCGCTCTCCTATCTTGAGGAGCATGCTGAGCTGCGCCGGCGGGTCGAGGGCGAAGTCGTTCACGAGACCACCGGGCGGCTGCTGTTCGCCCGCTTCACCGAGCACGCAAGCCGTGAGCTCGATCCGCATCTGCACACCCATGTCGTCACGCTCAACATGACCAACCATGCGAACGGCGATCACATGTCGAGCCTCGAGACGCGCTCGATGTTTGCTGAGCAAATCGTCGCGGGCCAGATCTATCGAAACGACCTTGCCCATAGCCTGCGCGAGATCGGTCATGAAATCCGCTTCGATCCGCGCCGGGGACTGTTCGAAATTGAAGGCGTCCCCGGCCAGCTCATTCGCGACTTTTCGCAGCGCGCCGAGCAGATCAATGAGCATGCGCAAGAGCATGGCCATACAGGACAGGCCGCACGGCGCATCTCCTTCTTCGAGACTCGAAAAGCGAAGGAGAAGATCGGGCTCGAAGAGCTTCGTGCGCGATGGCGCACACGCGCCGAACCTTATCGTGAACCTCTCGACCAGGTTCTCGCGGATGCCGAAGCGCGCGGCGAAAGAACGATCGCGATCAACCCTAATGTCGCCCGCCGCGCGACCCTGTTCGGGATAAGGCAAAGCGAGACGCGCGAGGCGGTCAACAATGTCGGCCGCCTCTATCGGACTGCACTCGCGTCCCATGTCGGCGAAGTCCGGTTCGGAGATATACGTCCGCTGTTCGAAGCGCAGGAAGAGAGTCACAAGCTCCTCAAGACGGTGCGCCAGACCGGTGATCAGCCGCTCCCACGAGGACGTTCCTCGCGGCGCACGGCAAAGCTCGAATTGGCTCTATCCGAGCATCTCTCGCTCGCGATGGGTGACGTGTCGCCTGCTGCCACTCGGGAGCGTTTGGCCGAGGCGGCGAGCGCGATCGGCTTGACCCGGGCGCAAACCGAGGCGCTGGAAGCCATCGGCACCGGGAGGAATCGGCTTGTCGCAGTCCACGGCGTGGGAGGCGCGGGTAAGTCGACCCTGGTGCGCGGCCTTGTCGAGGCAACACGTTCCGATCATATCACCATCGCGCTGGCGCCAACCTCCTCTGCAGCAGCCGACCTGGGGGGAAAGGCCGGCATCGAATCCCGGACCGTGGCCTCGCTTTTGGCAAGCGGCGGATATGGCATTACCGACAAGCACATACTGGCCCTTGACGAGGCAGGCCAGCTTTCCAACCGGCAGGCTCTGCGCATGCTGGAGATCAGCAGGGCGACCGGCGCCCGCCTGATCTTTCTCGGTGACAATAAGCAAACAGGGGCGATCGAGCAGGGCAAGGCGTTCTGGCTGATGCAACGTCTGGGTCTCCCGACCAGTCACCTGACCGAGTCCATCCGGCAAAAAACCGACGAGATGAAGGAGGCGGTCACTCTCGCGCGGAAAGGGGACTACGCCGCATCGCTCGCCAGCCTTGACCGCGTAACGACGGCGGAGAGCGCAGAGAAGCTCGCCAAGGACATGGTGGCCGAGTGGACGCATCTCAAGCCATCAACCCGCGCCGGCACCAACATCCTGGTTCTCGACAATGCCACGAGGCTGATCGTCAACAGCCACATCCGCGAGGTGTTGAAGCGCGAGGGGGCGGTTGCGGCTCAGGATCACCGGCTCGAAGTGCTGACCCCTGCGGGTATGTCCGATCAGGAGAAGCAAGTCGCGCGCTTCTATAGTGCCGGCCAGGTTCTGAAGTTCGCAAGGGACAATGCCGGGCTGGGGATTGCGCGTGACACCGAATATCGCGTTGTTTCAATCGGCCGCAACGGACAAGGTCGTCAGGTCGTACGCATCGTCGATGAGAATGGGCGACAGATCGACTGGAATCCGCGACTTGGTAAGGCCGCGCACGTCAACGTCTTCTTAAACGAGGAACGCAAGCTCGCACAGGGCGACCGTATCCAGTGGCGTCTCGTCAACAAGGACATCGAGGTCAAGAACGCCGAACGTGGCACCGTCCTGGCACTCGACGGAACCATGGCGACGATCCAGTGGGATCGCGGCGCACGAGTCCAGAAGGTCGAGTTATCGGAGCATCGGACCTGGGACCATGGCTATGCCGAAACGGTATATTCCGCCCAATCGAAAACCTACGACCGCGTCTACGTCCTCGCACCCGTTGAATCCGGCCTGGTCAATGGGCAGAATTACTACACCGCGATCACGCGAGCCGAATTTGGCGTCAAGCTCTGGACGGAAAACGTCGCCCGTCTCGCGAGTAAGCTCGCCGCGCATTCAGGCGAAAAAACCTCGTCACTTGAAGCGCTCAATCGGCTGAAACTCGATAGTCATCGACAGCGCGGCGCCCGTCATAAGGACAGGCATGATCGCTCCCGCGAGGAGAATGCTCGCGATCGCGACGCCCGCAAAGCCGAACGTGAACAACGAGAGCGCGAACGCCAGCAACCAGAGCGTGCTGACCGAGGACCGCGCAGCATCGGCGGTATTCTTGCGGGCCGCGCTCAAGAGAGTGCCGCGCTGGTCGATCGCTTCCTGCGCGGTACGATCGAGCACGATCGTGCCCGCACATCGACAGAGCAAGAGCACAGCGTCGCTCCTGAGCCTGTCCCCCAATCCCAGCCACAGCCTCAACCCGATCATGACCATGGCGGCCATGGGGGCGGGCACGACCGATAG
- a CDS encoding FAD/NAD(P)-binding protein, giving the protein MGDNEHDKRAWAVYCACRISDTLYAMNPFLTQQNFYSQQLRALALVSVIAGKRLLPGRRNVCIVGAGVGGRTLAAGFTSVGASVRLIEARTTPFEQYRDATHRELHPNIIFWPKQQPTPATALPFLNWAQSQADMVVEDILDEWQRGFGPKVDLVHDKVIRLHQTASGVLLELQSGANVEADIAVLATGFKTERSLGPLKSPSYWSPNAIADDGQAVLVSGTGDGGLIDVLSPILGTKVTRAAHMLAVALTDSEVRHDILEVEAERALHRIAGTGDSTDPCEFYRKVVFSHETQGKLSSFAGAQDRPSNRKITLLYRSTSPYSFTAAPINKLLLAYFSNGTRRYVTAVKGKLEVEEDQCKMIPDNDICAPVDPPSEFDRVIVRHGAEPAAADLLTATELAGLRDKAIEHSAAADVSDYDRDVFRWTNDGMGKSGVSLETLPRMVRKTLLHIGRAYGLDFQTTIIVDDCFTNGRPIKVVLDAEDRRKAEQLRLFPLRVGPASVQVAPVNIHRNRPPNDEA; this is encoded by the coding sequence ATGGGGGACAACGAGCACGATAAGCGGGCGTGGGCGGTTTATTGCGCTTGCCGGATTTCCGACACGCTCTACGCGATGAATCCCTTCCTCACACAGCAAAATTTCTACTCCCAGCAGCTACGCGCCCTTGCGCTCGTGTCCGTTATCGCCGGGAAGCGACTTCTGCCCGGCCGGCGAAACGTTTGCATCGTGGGCGCCGGTGTTGGAGGCAGAACGCTCGCAGCCGGCTTTACGAGTGTCGGGGCAAGCGTCAGGCTGATTGAAGCCCGAACGACGCCGTTCGAGCAATATCGGGACGCTACCCATCGGGAGCTTCATCCGAACATCATATTCTGGCCGAAACAGCAACCAACGCCGGCGACCGCCCTGCCCTTTCTGAACTGGGCGCAGTCTCAGGCTGATATGGTAGTCGAGGACATCCTCGATGAATGGCAACGCGGCTTTGGCCCAAAGGTCGATCTGGTCCACGACAAAGTCATCCGGCTGCATCAAACTGCCAGTGGCGTTTTGCTCGAACTGCAGAGTGGTGCAAATGTCGAGGCGGATATCGCCGTCCTCGCCACGGGCTTCAAGACAGAGCGCAGTTTGGGCCCGCTGAAATCGCCGAGCTACTGGTCGCCCAACGCCATTGCCGATGATGGGCAGGCCGTTCTTGTCAGCGGCACGGGTGATGGTGGTCTCATCGACGTGCTCTCCCCCATATTGGGCACCAAGGTCACGCGCGCCGCCCATATGCTGGCTGTCGCATTGACGGATAGCGAAGTCAGACACGATATCCTGGAAGTCGAGGCCGAACGCGCGCTGCATCGGATCGCGGGAACGGGCGACAGCACTGACCCATGCGAGTTCTATCGCAAGGTGGTTTTCAGCCACGAGACACAGGGGAAGTTGTCATCGTTTGCCGGAGCGCAAGACCGTCCCTCCAATCGTAAGATCACGCTCCTGTACCGGTCGACCAGCCCCTATTCATTCACCGCTGCCCCTATAAACAAGCTGCTGCTCGCCTACTTCAGCAACGGAACAAGGCGATATGTGACAGCCGTCAAAGGGAAGCTCGAAGTCGAGGAGGATCAATGCAAGATGATACCCGACAACGACATCTGCGCGCCCGTTGATCCTCCATCTGAATTCGATCGCGTCATCGTTCGCCATGGCGCAGAGCCGGCGGCGGCCGACCTGTTGACCGCCACGGAGCTCGCCGGGCTTCGGGATAAGGCGATCGAGCATTCCGCCGCAGCCGATGTGAGCGACTACGACAGGGACGTGTTTCGCTGGACGAACGACGGCATGGGAAAGTCGGGCGTTTCTCTTGAAACTCTGCCGCGAATGGTACGAAAGACGTTACTCCATATCGGCCGGGCCTATGGGCTGGATTTCCAGACCACTATCATTGTGGACGACTGCTTTACCAACGGCCGTCCGATCAAGGTTGTCCTTGATGCCGAGGATAGACGCAAAGCTGAACAGTTGCGCCTGTTCCCGCTCCGTGTAGGCCCGGCGTCTGTCCAGGTCGCTCCCGTCAACATCCATCGCAACAGGCCTCCCAATGACGAAGCGTAG
- a CDS encoding restriction endonuclease, whose product MEFILLAMLFALLLAFLLRRYRIPIRHRWRRRQARTMCEQLRGPDRDQPAGLHYARLRAMDPLAFEELLLEAFEQRGHRVIRNHRYTGDGGVDGEVVIDGERWLIQAKRYRETIRPEHVRDFAMLCATRRRRGMFIHTGRTGGVSRTVALGADGIEIVSGQRLLALLTGAPFQPGGFPPLHSVGNDRSGLRDRAPL is encoded by the coding sequence ATGGAATTTATCCTGCTCGCGATGCTTTTCGCTCTGTTACTGGCATTTCTGCTCAGGCGCTACCGTATCCCCATTCGCCATCGCTGGCGCCGGCGTCAGGCGCGAACCATGTGCGAGCAGTTGCGTGGTCCCGATCGTGACCAGCCAGCCGGGCTGCATTATGCTCGGCTTCGGGCGATGGACCCGCTGGCGTTCGAGGAATTGTTGCTCGAAGCCTTCGAGCAACGTGGACATCGCGTGATCCGCAATCACCGCTACACCGGCGATGGCGGCGTCGATGGTGAAGTTGTCATTGATGGTGAGCGCTGGCTGATCCAGGCGAAACGCTATCGCGAAACCATCCGTCCAGAGCATGTCCGTGACTTCGCCATGCTCTGCGCCACCAGAAGGCGACGGGGTATGTTCATCCACACTGGCCGCACCGGTGGGGTCAGCCGGACGGTTGCCCTTGGTGCCGACGGGATTGAGATCGTGTCGGGGCAGCGATTGCTCGCCCTGCTGACGGGAGCGCCTTTCCAGCCCGGCGGTTTCCCACCGCTTCACAGCGTTGGAAATGACCGTTCCGGATTGCGCGATCGGGCACCACTATGA
- a CDS encoding type IV secretion system DNA-binding domain-containing protein has product MSIFRNDTLGSWTRGGQAIVHNVRMTTQVFFQTFLAGLALWVIGTGWYAFEKSNEYQRFVLVKLVEATFKVDAAPGTNDPVLFRTPEGRQYWTSADALLESGVVKQALLKLETDLIHGALLAGLFALAALAWAWFYFTRTGKGLGSNEYLRGARFGTVAQVRRALWRQKKGCLAIGGVAVPDAFEPEHILLVGAPGTGKTNAIITMLAGIRKQGKRAIVYDTAGSFVEKFYRPGRDILLNPLDERTAIWSPWVDVPKEYHYDQIAESTIPDKHGDPFWSKAARGTLVAVLRKLARQQHTLISVLLDRVLRSPLTDLAAFVKGTDAAAFISTEGERTSAGIQAELASVMRSFSYLDDTEDGFSIRRWVENEEDDSWLFITVKADQLPSLRPLITVWLDIAISAIMSLTPDRDRRLYCVIDELPTLQKLPSLSDFLARARKYGGCGVLGFQSYPQLEATYGIQDAAAITGYCSTWVALRANDTTTAKHVSENLGQVEQVEANEGMSYGVNDMRDGVNLSRMQVTRPLVMHTEVTNLPNFSGYLRFGRNLPVVRFTDRYNALPTVAQAFIERTEAPKRLPQGKTIITQARAARHAAQAAAEQARAGGNAPPPSSSPSSAPPSQGDLFGKEKTPPTTEPIEPIQPQTPDGEAEGVEALGPAVPDVPDSNGDFATGDMDPDSEPMTATPVTLLGASRGSVRVALASHDRADGAREQAKPA; this is encoded by the coding sequence ATGAGCATCTTCCGCAATGACACGCTGGGAAGCTGGACCCGCGGCGGCCAGGCCATCGTCCACAATGTCCGGATGACCACCCAGGTCTTCTTCCAGACCTTTCTTGCCGGGCTGGCTCTTTGGGTGATCGGCACCGGCTGGTATGCCTTCGAGAAGTCGAACGAGTATCAGCGCTTCGTCCTGGTCAAACTGGTCGAGGCAACTTTCAAAGTTGATGCCGCTCCGGGCACGAACGACCCCGTGCTGTTTCGCACTCCGGAAGGGCGCCAATACTGGACCTCGGCCGATGCGCTGCTGGAGTCCGGCGTGGTCAAGCAGGCGCTCCTCAAGCTCGAAACCGATCTCATCCACGGGGCGCTGCTTGCGGGCTTGTTCGCCCTCGCGGCCCTGGCCTGGGCCTGGTTCTATTTCACCCGAACCGGGAAAGGCCTCGGGTCCAACGAGTATCTGCGCGGCGCCCGCTTCGGAACCGTGGCGCAGGTCCGCCGGGCACTCTGGCGTCAGAAAAAGGGATGCCTCGCCATCGGCGGCGTCGCCGTGCCGGATGCTTTCGAACCCGAACATATCCTGCTGGTCGGTGCGCCGGGAACGGGCAAGACCAACGCCATCATCACCATGCTCGCGGGGATCCGCAAACAGGGCAAGCGTGCCATCGTCTATGACACAGCCGGGTCCTTCGTGGAGAAATTCTATCGACCGGGACGCGACATATTGTTGAACCCGCTCGATGAGCGCACCGCCATTTGGAGTCCCTGGGTCGATGTCCCCAAGGAATATCATTACGACCAGATCGCGGAATCCACGATCCCCGACAAGCATGGTGATCCGTTCTGGAGCAAAGCGGCGAGGGGTACGCTGGTCGCGGTTCTGCGGAAGCTCGCGCGGCAGCAGCACACCCTGATCTCGGTCCTGCTCGATCGGGTGCTTCGTTCTCCGCTCACCGACCTCGCCGCCTTTGTGAAGGGGACCGATGCGGCCGCTTTCATTTCCACGGAAGGGGAGCGCACGTCGGCGGGCATCCAGGCTGAGCTTGCCTCGGTCATGCGCAGCTTCTCCTATCTTGACGATACCGAAGATGGCTTCTCGATCCGGCGTTGGGTGGAGAATGAGGAAGACGACAGCTGGCTCTTCATCACCGTAAAGGCCGACCAGCTTCCCTCGCTCCGTCCCCTCATCACGGTCTGGCTCGACATCGCGATCAGCGCGATCATGAGCCTCACCCCCGATCGCGACCGGCGTCTTTACTGCGTCATCGACGAGCTGCCGACCCTCCAGAAACTTCCCAGCCTTTCCGACTTTCTGGCTCGTGCGCGCAAATATGGGGGCTGCGGCGTTCTCGGATTTCAGTCCTATCCGCAACTCGAAGCCACCTACGGAATTCAGGATGCGGCCGCTATCACCGGCTATTGCTCCACCTGGGTGGCACTCCGGGCAAACGACACCACCACCGCTAAACATGTCTCGGAAAATCTCGGCCAGGTCGAACAGGTCGAGGCCAACGAAGGCATGTCCTATGGCGTGAATGATATGCGCGACGGGGTGAACCTCTCGCGGATGCAGGTGACTCGCCCCCTGGTGATGCATACGGAGGTCACCAACCTTCCCAACTTTTCCGGCTACCTCCGGTTCGGCCGGAACCTGCCGGTGGTGCGGTTCACCGATCGCTATAACGCGCTGCCCACGGTAGCTCAGGCTTTCATCGAACGCACCGAAGCCCCGAAACGCCTTCCCCAGGGCAAGACCATCATCACCCAGGCGCGCGCCGCCCGTCACGCGGCACAGGCGGCCGCAGAGCAGGCACGGGCAGGGGGCAACGCGCCGCCGCCATCCTCCTCCCCGTCCTCGGCTCCTCCCAGCCAGGGCGACTTGTTCGGCAAGGAGAAAACCCCACCCACCACTGAGCCTATCGAACCTATCCAACCGCAGACGCCCGACGGTGAAGCGGAAGGAGTGGAAGCTCTTGGTCCGGCTGTGCCCGATGTCCCGGATAGCAATGGTGACTTCGCAACTGGCGACATGGACCCTGACAGCGAGCCGATGACCGCGACGCCGGTCACTTTGCTCGGCGCGTCTCGGGGCAGCGTTCGGGTTGCGCTCGCCAGCCATGACCGCGCCGACGGCGCTCGCGAGCAGGCGAAACCGGCATGA
- a CDS encoding ribbon-helix-helix domain-containing protein, whose product MARITIRIEDELLDRLSRRARRVGVTVSELVRPALEHAADSRAGYVFTSQDEILAGVLQTMSIVAAAVRKRSPETLEQGMADARALLHEKGLLAPGELP is encoded by the coding sequence TTGGCGCGTATCACCATCCGTATCGAGGACGAGCTGCTCGACCGTCTAAGCCGCCGTGCGCGGCGCGTCGGCGTCACTGTCTCCGAACTCGTCAGACCCGCACTCGAGCATGCCGCCGATAGCCGTGCGGGCTATGTCTTCACCTCGCAGGACGAGATCCTCGCCGGTGTCCTGCAGACGATGTCGATCGTCGCGGCGGCGGTGCGGAAGCGCTCACCCGAGACGCTTGAGCAAGGCATGGCCGATGCCCGTGCGCTGCTCCACGAAAAGGGCCTGCTGGCACCGGGGGAACTGCCATGA